The following proteins are encoded in a genomic region of Dermatophagoides farinae isolate YC_2012a chromosome 8, ASM2471394v1, whole genome shotgun sequence:
- the LOC124496155 gene encoding uncharacterized protein LOC124496155 has protein sequence MDPKSKSKSTLKFSSTKQSSSSNDHLEQADQDYNSNKSTNYKDFIEHRYICSIYACFSVQCSLVFLSIHVAQWLSAEFCREQSIDLAIIFGLATIVFYIILCFRPLNLNIRNDNNNAESKFLWLDATLQIIFTLLLCIWLTVVSFIQIKIFKFDGRNIIIPMLVMVFCWCALLSLVRCWYHYNQFTVVDTFGKFFSLHSNNMANGLRQVFFIEMLIASSMMFLQENVHGCLAIQFAFHLAFFLILYLSYGTRLFLSSSKSHNYGRYHVNKILIGLSWIYTYPFRYFCHLLWSKIKARK, from the exons atggatccaaaatctaaatcaaaATCGACGTTGAAATTTTCGTCTAcgaaacaatcatcatcatcgaatgatcaTTTGGAGCAAGCGGATCAAGATtataattcaaacaaatcgaCAAATTATAAAGATTTTATCGAACATCGATATATTTGTTCCATTTATGCTTGTTTTTCCGTACAATGTTCATTggtttttctctctatccATGTAGCACAATGGTTAAG CGCAGAATTTTGTCGTgaacaatcaatcgatttagCAATCATATTTGGTTTAGCGACAATagttttttatattattctCTGTTTTAGACCATTAAATCTTAATATtcgtaatgataataataatgctgaAAGCAAATTTCTTTGGTTAGATGCCACTTTACAGATAATTTTC ACACTATTGCTATGCATATGGCTGACAGTGGTAAGTTTTATCCagataaaaatattcaaatttgatgGCAGAAATATTATCATACCAATGTTGGTGATGGTCTTCTGTTGGTGtgcattattatcattggtaCGTTGTTggtatcattataatcaatttacTGTGGTGGATACATTTGGCAAG TTTTTTAGCCTACATTCAAACAATATGGCCAATGGTTTACGACAAGTATTTTTTATCGAAATGTTAATTGCCTCATCAATGATGTTTTTACAAGAAAATGTTCATGGATGTCTAGCCATACAGTTTGCATTTCATTTGGCattctttttgattctt TATTTATCATATGGAActcgattatttttatcgTCATCTAAATCACATAATTATGGCCGTTATCatgtgaataaaattcttatCGGTTTATCATGGATCTATACATATCCATTTCGATATTTTTGCCATTTATTATGGTCCAAAATTAAGGCacgaaaataa